In a single window of the Bacteroidota bacterium genome:
- a CDS encoding malectin domain-containing carbohydrate-binding protein has product MLLALFPAVQAQTVNFGSSGLSGESSNNPTSLQFGPDERLYVSQQDATIYAYTIARNSTNDYDVTATETINLIKNNVPNHNDDGAANATNKRQVTGILVAGTASNPVLYVTSSDWRIAVGNDSGLDTNSGVLTRLTCSGGMSGGACQGWDEVDLVRGLPRSEENHSTNGLDLDESTNTLYVMSGGHANKGAPSNNFSGTPEYYLSAALLSVDLDALDAMPVYTDPRSGRSFVYDLRTLDDPQRANIDNTSPDFPYPVGHPLYASEVDPGDPFGGNNGLNQAIPEPGGPVQIYAPGFRNAYDVVFTQAGELYTSDNGPNGGWGGTALVYDNGGTLKGSAPGIFNQAAGDYCTNEFNEANSNTHGDPLFHISGPGFYGGHQAPIRAFPDKAGVILYEEISGSWVETASYNFADLLPADLSISDFPGNPIECEYSANDPNKYLDIVNASTNGITEYTASNFNGALEGNLLTASFNGNIYRYELNAAGDDVVTEESLFSGFGSQPLDVIAQGDGDIFAGTVWAVTYGANNITVFEPQDFGACDTSDPSADADADGYTNGDEADNGTNACSGGSKPNDFDGDLVSDLNDDDDDGDGILDVVDVFALDADNGTATGLPANFPLWNNDPGTGLFGLGFTGLMLPEDGTTTWLDLFDENNLAAGGATGKLTVEAVPHGDTYQNENAGEYGFLFGVDLDTTSPAFVVRTQLEPPFFAVNGSPSTPTDWQSFGMFVGTGDQDNFVKVVFNANGGNGGVEVAKEVGGSASGSQYDNGDWGGADILASSEVDLYLLIDPQALTAQPQASVDGGATVYDLGSPVSIPAAWLDPNDGQGLAVGTIATANSPGDNAPEFGATWDLFEVYEAPSETAALVQVTPTGTINKSTFSSNSLFVENLSAAANITSVTFDVSTAALQDVVFDPNGTAGDATSKDLSIDSQTGGDSSVGFDNHTFSSPNDGGFAGLTITFTDFEPGETVGFSIDMDPTTINGTSAPGPGESGSVSGLELTGSTVTVAFSDGSTQTATLFRGAEGDGTGASTTVSGAENLVRTPEPAGATVDVDGVALSTPGGVPSHFKTATVGQAQQTIRVDAPVGSTVRLLAFESALFEQAGGGNDVDPFETNSFTAVDEQTATVTSPGGVDFTVTLAPVDENASATTTHNIFVAAVEDPADGMTGPVSDVVVLAYDPTIQPAVLFRVNAGGALVAATDGEIDWIADQGSGGSEYLVQGGGMTNGFPTASLDASVPAGTPSALYATERWDPSGAPEMLYSFPTGNGDFAVRLYLKNGFGGTSGPGDRVFDINLEGGSPPEIAGLDLSATYGHQVGAMIEVPITVADGTLDIEFIHDVENTLINAIEILGGGSPVANNAPVLDPIGDQASQEGDVSALTVTATDPDAGQNLTYAAAGLPAGLDIEPTNGQVFGTIAVGAAAGSPYTVTVTVTDDGSPALSDSETFMWTVTAAGTSTVLYRVNNGGPQLAATDGGPAWGEDQAATGSGANGSASVGTPSPYLDLTPPAVDKTFGPTGFSITNSTGAPDDLFAHERFSDAANPDNMGWDFPVADGSYEVNLYFAENWSGASNPGVRVFDVQIEGVTELDDYDPYVAAGNQINVATKETFVVAVSDGTLDIDFVKGAQNPALKGIEIVSITGTANNAPVLDPIDDVSLTAGDEVTNIAVSATDADAGDTIALSVEVVDDGDSSVVPDTDYTFTDNGDGTGFFTWPTQSGDAGSYTATVTATDGIDPATESFAITVVPHIPTITLVSPADGATITADSITVTWTTTQLLESDHVHAQLDTEPHIGSLPQNGSYTFTGVAPGQHTITVRVAEVNHGEYQNPEAIQTITVTVAEPAPAVVLHRVNVGGALVAAADGSSPDWTKDQGNFGNAGNSPFLVAMSTGGSTYNGNAGSAHPGPIVMTHPSLPAGVPASLFNFERYDAASAPEMQWAFPNIDPGTTIEVRLFFAELFSGVDAPGERVFDVEVEGVVPAAFDGIDAIAEAGPKGAFMRTHTLVVSDGTLDLTFIHDVENPALKGIEVLAVNVGPNNAPLVTNPGDQNNAEGDTVSLQIDASDDDGPQALAYSATDLPLGLSIDPATGLISGTIASGTMGSGAFQEQGGLVVIELESADNRPSNWVLGPDENPTSPNINNPGNATGGQFLVWEGSQFFGSPGNGLMTFPVEISTPGTYQFQWRNQVGNGTNATEHNDTWLKIEADAFYGEKGSGSIVCPKGYDPAENDCTGGVPEGSGSGGWFKVYSSGANNWSWSTNTSDNDAHQIYARFDAAGVYNILVSARSSSHVIDRMVMAEAGYSGNPTDTSLPESPRATGADGAAAGSPYDVTVAVTDGAATTEVEFVWTVGEPVPVTNPSAFVEVTPGAGLGASTFNNNSFFITNTGDVDITNVTVDASTAFMPDVVFDPVGKAGDNGAKCLTAGSAGDTAAEVGITVPANGGSGSDPDCVDVFAQPHNGVDDEEGYDVLTLDFTDFNPAEVFAFGVDMDPTSIKGDLSTGDAGSISGFENVGATVTVTFADGSVLASSLFDEGSLGGAQAVIAPDSSMAPVLGTAAALTPLDGDRAAASVTDAAQTITVAGEAGAAFTLLQVDARLYIDPGNPTVGYDVDPFEANEAVAKVLYTGTLDGTGAASVPVTLLETPGSGSAPDGGLNHFIAVVDGQGEQTSQTSNVLILELGDTAAFPVAYAEGWNLVSLPAEVPDPGYLAVFEGGAGGDPQSPVFVVENTFFEFDGAYTTPDPAELTIGRGAWLKFQQAASFNLEGTPVLSDTLAFGGAGWALVGPPSCAVPASTLNDHPSIVSGTVYGFDGAYFVASTLTPGDGYWVKVADGASAFDLPVSCAVARPSATQPVLADNARPVQTASLKGETAQRKGAASQAAGTTAASRTEEALSGFSALRIADAAGYERTLHFGRSLDEETEAAQFALPPLPPAGAFDARFAGDARLAEATEATVLVQTAAYPLTVEVDGAEAEYELDVLVEGTVAATYTVASGTAVEIAEAGTTLQVRPKSEALPETFALNGAYPNPFRRQATVSFDLPEQAEVRLTLYDVLGRRVMETEGTLEAGAAHQLEIRAASLASGVYVFQLEAAMPSETVVETGRLTLVK; this is encoded by the coding sequence ATGCTCCTAGCACTCTTCCCTGCTGTGCAGGCGCAGACGGTCAACTTCGGGTCAAGCGGCCTCAGCGGGGAGAGTTCCAACAATCCGACCTCGCTGCAGTTCGGGCCGGACGAGCGGCTCTACGTCTCGCAGCAGGACGCGACGATCTACGCCTACACCATCGCGCGCAACAGCACCAACGACTACGACGTCACGGCGACGGAGACGATCAACCTGATCAAGAACAACGTCCCCAACCACAACGACGACGGCGCGGCCAACGCGACGAACAAGCGGCAGGTCACGGGCATCCTCGTGGCCGGGACAGCGTCTAACCCTGTGTTGTATGTCACCTCGTCCGACTGGCGGATCGCCGTCGGCAACGACAGCGGGCTCGACACCAACTCGGGCGTCCTGACCCGCCTCACCTGCTCCGGCGGGATGAGCGGCGGCGCGTGCCAGGGGTGGGACGAGGTGGACCTCGTCCGCGGCCTCCCGCGCTCCGAGGAGAACCACTCCACCAACGGCCTCGACCTCGACGAGAGCACGAACACGCTCTACGTCATGTCCGGCGGCCACGCCAACAAGGGAGCACCGAGCAACAACTTCTCCGGCACCCCGGAATACTACCTCTCCGCCGCCCTCCTCAGCGTCGACCTCGACGCCCTCGACGCGATGCCGGTCTACACGGACCCGCGCAGCGGCCGCTCCTTCGTCTACGACCTCCGCACGCTCGACGACCCGCAGCGGGCGAACATCGACAACACCTCGCCGGACTTCCCGTACCCGGTCGGCCACCCGCTCTACGCCAGCGAGGTCGACCCGGGCGACCCCTTCGGCGGCAACAACGGGCTGAACCAGGCTATTCCTGAGCCGGGCGGCCCGGTCCAGATCTATGCCCCCGGCTTCCGCAACGCCTACGACGTGGTGTTCACCCAGGCCGGCGAGCTCTACACCTCGGACAACGGTCCGAACGGAGGCTGGGGCGGCACGGCGCTCGTCTACGACAACGGCGGCACCCTCAAAGGCTCCGCACCGGGCATCTTCAACCAGGCCGCCGGCGACTACTGCACCAACGAGTTCAACGAGGCCAACAGCAACACCCACGGCGACCCACTCTTCCACATCAGCGGCCCCGGCTTCTACGGCGGGCACCAGGCCCCCATCCGCGCCTTCCCCGACAAGGCGGGCGTGATTCTCTACGAAGAGATCAGCGGGAGCTGGGTCGAGACGGCCTCCTACAACTTCGCCGACCTCCTCCCGGCGGACCTCTCGATCAGCGACTTCCCCGGCAACCCCATCGAGTGCGAGTACAGCGCCAACGATCCCAACAAGTACCTCGACATCGTCAACGCCTCGACGAACGGGATCACGGAGTACACCGCCTCGAACTTCAACGGGGCACTCGAGGGTAACCTCCTCACGGCCTCCTTCAACGGCAACATCTACCGCTACGAACTCAACGCGGCCGGCGACGACGTCGTCACCGAGGAGTCGCTCTTCTCCGGCTTCGGCTCGCAGCCGCTCGACGTGATCGCGCAGGGCGACGGCGACATCTTCGCCGGTACCGTCTGGGCCGTCACCTACGGGGCCAACAACATCACGGTCTTCGAGCCGCAGGACTTCGGTGCCTGCGACACGAGCGACCCGAGCGCCGACGCCGACGCCGACGGCTATACCAACGGCGACGAAGCCGACAACGGCACCAACGCGTGCAGCGGCGGCAGCAAGCCCAACGACTTCGACGGCGACCTGGTCTCCGACCTCAACGACGACGACGACGACGGCGACGGTATCCTCGACGTGGTCGACGTCTTCGCCCTCGACGCGGACAACGGCACGGCGACCGGCCTCCCGGCCAACTTCCCGCTCTGGAACAACGACCCCGGCACCGGCCTCTTCGGCCTCGGCTTCACCGGGCTTATGCTGCCCGAGGACGGGACGACGACGTGGCTCGACCTCTTCGACGAGAACAACCTCGCCGCGGGCGGTGCCACCGGCAAGCTGACCGTCGAGGCCGTCCCGCACGGCGACACGTACCAGAACGAGAACGCCGGCGAGTACGGCTTCCTCTTCGGCGTCGACCTCGACACGACCTCGCCTGCGTTCGTCGTCCGGACCCAGCTCGAACCGCCCTTCTTCGCCGTCAACGGCTCGCCCTCGACGCCCACGGACTGGCAGTCGTTCGGCATGTTCGTCGGGACCGGCGACCAGGACAACTTCGTCAAGGTCGTCTTCAACGCCAACGGCGGGAACGGCGGCGTGGAAGTCGCGAAAGAGGTCGGTGGCTCGGCCAGTGGGAGCCAGTACGACAACGGCGACTGGGGCGGGGCCGACATTCTCGCCTCCAGCGAGGTCGACCTCTACCTCCTCATCGACCCGCAGGCGCTGACGGCGCAGCCGCAGGCCTCGGTCGATGGCGGCGCGACGGTCTACGACCTCGGCAGCCCCGTCTCCATTCCCGCCGCGTGGCTCGACCCGAACGACGGCCAGGGCCTCGCCGTCGGCACGATTGCCACGGCCAACAGCCCCGGCGACAACGCGCCCGAGTTCGGCGCGACCTGGGACCTCTTCGAGGTCTACGAGGCCCCGTCCGAGACGGCCGCCCTCGTGCAGGTCACCCCGACCGGCACCATCAACAAGAGCACCTTCAGCTCGAACTCCCTCTTCGTCGAGAACCTCTCGGCCGCCGCGAACATCACGAGCGTCACGTTCGACGTGAGCACGGCGGCGCTCCAGGACGTCGTCTTCGACCCGAACGGGACGGCCGGCGACGCGACCTCGAAGGACCTCTCGATTGACTCGCAGACCGGCGGCGACAGCAGCGTCGGCTTCGACAACCACACCTTCAGCAGTCCCAACGACGGCGGCTTCGCTGGCCTCACGATCACCTTCACCGACTTCGAGCCGGGCGAGACGGTCGGGTTCTCGATCGACATGGACCCGACGACGATCAACGGGACCTCGGCCCCTGGGCCGGGTGAGTCCGGCAGCGTCTCCGGCCTCGAGCTCACCGGCTCGACGGTGACGGTTGCCTTCTCCGACGGCTCCACGCAGACGGCGACGCTCTTCCGCGGGGCCGAGGGCGACGGCACCGGGGCCAGTACGACTGTCAGCGGTGCCGAGAACCTCGTCCGCACGCCCGAGCCTGCCGGTGCCACGGTCGACGTGGACGGCGTCGCGCTCTCGACGCCGGGCGGCGTGCCGAGCCACTTCAAGACAGCGACCGTCGGCCAGGCGCAGCAGACGATCCGCGTCGACGCGCCCGTCGGCTCCACCGTTCGCCTCCTCGCCTTCGAGTCGGCGCTCTTCGAGCAGGCCGGCGGCGGCAACGACGTGGACCCGTTCGAGACGAACTCCTTCACGGCCGTGGACGAGCAGACGGCGACGGTGACCAGCCCCGGCGGCGTGGACTTCACCGTCACCCTCGCGCCCGTCGACGAGAACGCGAGCGCCACGACGACGCACAACATCTTCGTCGCCGCCGTCGAGGACCCGGCCGACGGGATGACCGGGCCGGTCTCCGACGTGGTCGTGCTCGCCTACGACCCGACGATCCAGCCGGCCGTCCTCTTCCGCGTCAACGCGGGTGGTGCACTCGTCGCCGCGACGGACGGCGAGATCGACTGGATTGCCGACCAGGGATCAGGCGGCTCCGAGTACCTCGTGCAGGGCGGAGGCATGACGAACGGCTTCCCCACGGCGAGCCTTGATGCCTCGGTGCCGGCCGGTACGCCGTCGGCCCTCTACGCCACCGAGCGGTGGGACCCGTCGGGCGCGCCGGAGATGCTCTACAGCTTCCCGACTGGCAACGGAGACTTCGCCGTCCGCCTCTACCTCAAGAACGGCTTTGGCGGGACGAGTGGTCCGGGCGACCGCGTCTTCGACATCAACCTCGAAGGAGGCAGTCCGCCTGAGATCGCCGGCCTCGACCTCTCGGCCACCTACGGCCACCAGGTCGGCGCGATGATCGAGGTGCCGATCACCGTCGCCGACGGCACGCTCGACATCGAGTTCATCCACGACGTGGAGAACACGCTCATCAACGCCATTGAGATTCTCGGTGGGGGCAGCCCGGTGGCGAACAACGCGCCTGTGCTCGATCCCATCGGCGACCAGGCCAGCCAGGAGGGCGACGTGTCGGCCCTCACCGTCACGGCGACGGACCCCGACGCGGGGCAGAACCTGACCTACGCCGCTGCGGGTCTCCCGGCCGGCCTCGACATCGAGCCGACCAACGGCCAGGTCTTCGGCACGATTGCGGTCGGTGCAGCGGCGGGCAGCCCCTACACCGTCACCGTCACCGTGACCGATGACGGCAGCCCCGCGCTCAGCGACAGCGAGACGTTCATGTGGACCGTCACGGCCGCTGGCACGAGCACCGTGCTCTACCGCGTCAACAACGGTGGGCCGCAGCTCGCCGCGACCGACGGCGGTCCTGCGTGGGGCGAAGACCAGGCTGCGACGGGTAGCGGTGCGAACGGGTCCGCTTCGGTGGGCACGCCCTCGCCCTACCTCGACCTGACGCCGCCGGCCGTGGACAAAACCTTCGGCCCGACCGGCTTCTCGATCACCAACAGCACCGGGGCCCCCGACGACCTATTCGCGCACGAACGCTTCAGCGACGCCGCGAACCCCGACAACATGGGTTGGGACTTCCCCGTCGCCGACGGCAGCTACGAGGTCAACCTCTACTTCGCCGAGAACTGGAGTGGGGCATCCAACCCCGGCGTGCGCGTCTTCGACGTGCAGATCGAGGGTGTCACCGAGCTCGACGACTACGACCCCTACGTCGCCGCCGGCAACCAGATCAACGTGGCGACGAAGGAGACCTTCGTCGTGGCCGTCTCCGACGGTACCCTCGACATCGACTTCGTCAAGGGCGCGCAGAACCCGGCCCTCAAGGGCATCGAGATCGTCTCGATTACCGGCACGGCCAACAACGCGCCGGTGCTCGACCCGATCGACGACGTGTCGCTGACGGCCGGTGACGAGGTCACGAACATCGCCGTCTCAGCGACCGACGCCGATGCGGGCGACACGATCGCGCTCTCGGTCGAGGTCGTGGACGACGGCGACAGCTCGGTCGTCCCGGACACCGACTACACGTTCACCGACAACGGCGACGGCACGGGCTTCTTCACGTGGCCCACGCAGTCGGGCGACGCGGGCAGCTACACCGCCACTGTCACCGCGACCGACGGAATCGACCCGGCGACCGAGTCGTTCGCCATCACCGTCGTCCCGCACATCCCGACGATCACGCTCGTCTCGCCCGCCGACGGCGCGACGATCACGGCGGACTCGATCACGGTGACGTGGACGACGACGCAGCTCCTCGAAAGTGACCACGTCCACGCGCAGCTCGACACCGAGCCGCACATCGGGAGCCTCCCGCAGAACGGGTCCTACACGTTCACCGGCGTCGCGCCCGGCCAGCACACGATCACCGTGCGCGTGGCCGAGGTCAACCACGGCGAGTACCAGAACCCCGAGGCGATCCAGACGATCACCGTCACCGTCGCCGAGCCGGCACCGGCGGTGGTGCTCCACCGGGTCAACGTCGGTGGCGCGCTCGTGGCCGCGGCCGACGGGTCCTCGCCGGACTGGACGAAGGACCAGGGCAACTTCGGCAACGCGGGCAACTCGCCCTTCCTCGTCGCGATGAGCACCGGGGGCAGCACGTACAACGGGAACGCGGGCAGCGCCCACCCCGGCCCGATCGTGATGACGCACCCGTCACTCCCGGCGGGCGTCCCAGCCTCGCTCTTCAACTTCGAGCGCTACGACGCAGCCTCGGCGCCGGAGATGCAGTGGGCCTTCCCGAACATCGACCCGGGTACAACGATTGAGGTGCGCCTCTTCTTCGCCGAGCTGTTCAGCGGCGTGGACGCACCGGGTGAGCGCGTCTTCGACGTGGAGGTCGAGGGCGTCGTCCCGGCCGCCTTCGACGGCATCGACGCCATCGCCGAGGCCGGGCCGAAGGGCGCGTTCATGCGCACCCACACGCTCGTCGTGAGCGACGGCACGCTCGACCTCACGTTCATCCACGATGTCGAGAACCCAGCCCTCAAGGGTATCGAGGTTCTTGCCGTCAACGTGGGGCCGAACAACGCCCCGCTCGTCACCAACCCCGGCGACCAGAACAACGCCGAGGGCGACACCGTCAGCCTCCAGATCGACGCGAGCGACGACGACGGGCCGCAGGCGCTCGCCTACAGCGCGACCGACCTCCCGCTCGGCCTCTCCATCGACCCGGCGACCGGCCTCATCAGCGGCACGATTGCCTCGGGTACGATGGGCAGCGGCGCGTTCCAGGAGCAGGGCGGCCTCGTCGTGATCGAGCTAGAGTCGGCCGACAACCGGCCCTCGAACTGGGTCCTCGGCCCGGACGAGAACCCGACCTCGCCGAACATCAACAACCCCGGCAACGCCACGGGCGGGCAGTTCCTCGTGTGGGAAGGCTCGCAGTTCTTCGGCAGCCCCGGCAACGGACTGATGACGTTCCCCGTCGAGATCTCGACGCCTGGGACCTACCAGTTCCAGTGGCGCAACCAGGTCGGCAACGGCACCAACGCCACGGAGCACAACGACACATGGCTGAAGATCGAAGCCGACGCTTTCTACGGCGAGAAGGGCAGCGGCAGCATCGTCTGCCCGAAGGGCTACGACCCGGCTGAGAACGACTGCACCGGCGGCGTTCCCGAAGGGTCTGGTTCCGGCGGCTGGTTCAAGGTCTACTCCAGCGGTGCCAACAACTGGAGCTGGAGCACAAACACGAGCGACAACGACGCGCACCAGATCTACGCGCGCTTCGACGCGGCGGGGGTCTACAACATCCTCGTCTCGGCCCGCTCGTCGTCCCACGTCATCGACCGGATGGTGATGGCCGAGGCCGGCTACAGCGGCAACCCGACCGACACGAGCCTGCCGGAGTCGCCGCGCGCGACCGGGGCCGACGGGGCCGCGGCAGGCAGTCCCTACGACGTGACGGTCGCCGTCACTGACGGGGCCGCCACGACCGAGGTCGAGTTCGTCTGGACCGTAGGGGAGCCGGTGCCGGTGACCAACCCGAGCGCGTTCGTCGAGGTCACGCCCGGGGCCGGTCTCGGGGCGAGCACGTTCAACAACAACTCGTTCTTCATCACCAACACGGGCGACGTGGACATCACGAACGTCACCGTGGACGCGAGCACGGCGTTCATGCCCGACGTGGTCTTCGACCCGGTCGGCAAGGCCGGAGACAACGGCGCGAAGTGCCTCACCGCAGGCTCGGCCGGCGACACCGCGGCCGAGGTCGGCATCACGGTCCCGGCCAACGGCGGATCGGGGAGCGACCCCGACTGCGTGGACGTGTTCGCGCAGCCGCACAACGGCGTGGACGACGAGGAGGGCTACGACGTCCTCACGCTCGACTTCACGGACTTCAACCCGGCCGAGGTCTTCGCCTTCGGCGTCGACATGGACCCGACCTCGATCAAGGGCGACCTCAGCACGGGCGACGCCGGCTCGATCTCGGGCTTCGAGAACGTCGGAGCGACGGTCACAGTGACGTTCGCCGACGGGTCGGTCCTCGCGTCGAGCCTCTTCGACGAGGGCAGTCTCGGCGGTGCCCAGGCCGTTATCGCACCCGACTCCTCGATGGCACCGGTGCTCGGCACGGCCGCTGCGCTCACTCCGCTCGACGGGGACCGCGCCGCCGCGAGCGTGACCGACGCCGCCCAGACGATCACCGTCGCGGGTGAAGCCGGGGCCGCGTTCACGCTGCTCCAGGTCGACGCCCGCCTCTACATCGATCCGGGCAACCCGACCGTCGGCTACGACGTGGACCCGTTCGAGGCCAACGAGGCTGTCGCGAAGGTGCTCTACACCGGTACCCTCGACGGCACCGGCGCGGCGAGCGTGCCCGTCACGCTCCTCGAAACGCCGGGCTCGGGCAGCGCGCCCGACGGCGGCCTGAACCACTTCATCGCCGTCGTGGACGGCCAGGGCGAACAGACGAGCCAGACCTCGAACGTGCTCATCCTCGAACTCGGCGACACGGCCGCGTTCCCGGTGGCGTACGCCGAGGGCTGGAACCTCGTCTCGCTCCCGGCCGAGGTCCCCGACCCGGGCTACCTCGCCGTCTTCGAAGGCGGTGCCGGTGGCGATCCGCAGAGCCCGGTCTTCGTCGTGGAGAACACGTTCTTCGAGTTCGACGGGGCCTACACGACGCCGGACCCGGCAGAGCTGACGATTGGGCGCGGCGCGTGGCTGAAGTTCCAGCAGGCCGCTAGCTTCAACCTCGAAGGCACGCCGGTGCTGTCCGACACCCTCGCCTTCGGCGGGGCCGGATGGGCCCTCGTCGGCCCGCCGTCGTGCGCCGTGCCTGCGAGCACGCTCAACGACCACCCGAGCATTGTCTCCGGCACGGTCTACGGGTTCGACGGCGCGTACTTCGTCGCCTCCACGCTCACGCCCGGCGACGGCTACTGGGTCAAGGTGGCCGACGGCGCGAGCGCCTTCGACCTCCCGGTCTCGTGCGCCGTGGCCCGTCCGTCGGCGACGCAGCCTGTGCTGGCGGATAACGCCCGCCCGGTGCAGACGGCGTCGCTGAAGGGCGAGACGGCGCAGCGCAAGGGCGCGGCCTCGCAGGCGGCCGGCACGACAGCCGCGAGCCGGACGGAGGAGGCCCTCAGCGGGTTCTCCGCCCTCCGCATCGCCGACGCTGCCGGGTACGAGCGTACGCTCCACTTCGGCCGCTCGCTGGACGAGGAGACGGAGGCCGCGCAGTTCGCGCTCCCGCCGCTCCCGCCGGCCGGCGCGTTCGACGCCCGCTTCGCAGGCGACGCCCGCCTCGCCGAGGCGACGGAAGCCACCGTCCTCGTTCAGACCGCGGCGTACCCACTCACCGTCGAGGTGGACGGCGCCGAGGCCGAGTACGAACTCGACGTGCTCGTCGAGGGCACCGTGGCGGCGACCTACACGGTCGCGTCCGGCACCGCCGTCGAGATCGCCGAGGCCGGGACGACGCTCCAGGTCCGGCCGAAGTCGGAGGCCCTGCCCGAGACGTTCGCGCTCAACGGGGCCTACCCGAACCCGTTCCGCCGCCAGGCGACGGTGTCGTTCGACCTACCGGAGCAGGCCGAGGTGCGGCTCACGCTCTACGACGTGCTCGGCCGCCGGGTGATGGAGACCGAAGGGACTCTCGAAGCGGGTGCTGCGCACCAGCTTGAGATCCGGGCAGCCAGCCTCGCCTCGGGCGTCTACGTCTTCCAGCTCGAAGCCGCGATGCCGTCCGAAACGGTCGTCGAGACCGGACGCCTGACACTCGTGAAGTAG
- a CDS encoding ABC transporter ATP-binding protein, whose amino-acid sequence MVLLERVRHRYGRTAVLDLPHLSIAQGEYHLVLGRSGSGKTTLLHVLAGLLRPSEGRAVVAGEDLGALGSDALDRFRGRHIGIIFQQMHLLPTLTVEQNLLLAPYLAGLPQDEGRARAVLGSLDVGEKAGAYPHELSLGQRQRVAIARAVMNRPRLLLADEPTSSLDDRRAEQVLGLLREQAAEHEATLVVATHDARIVGAFEHRLDLDAAPAAPNGTTEAEDALGPSADQRQRP is encoded by the coding sequence ATGGTCCTTCTCGAACGCGTACGGCACCGGTACGGCCGGACCGCCGTCCTCGACCTTCCTCATCTCAGCATTGCCCAGGGCGAGTACCACCTCGTGCTCGGCCGCTCGGGCAGCGGCAAGACGACGCTGCTCCACGTCCTGGCCGGCCTGCTCCGTCCGAGCGAGGGCCGCGCCGTGGTGGCGGGCGAGGATCTCGGCGCGCTCGGCAGCGACGCGCTCGACCGCTTCCGGGGCCGGCACATCGGAATCATCTTTCAGCAGATGCACCTTCTGCCGACACTGACGGTGGAGCAGAACCTGCTGCTTGCGCCCTACCTGGCCGGGCTACCGCAGGACGAGGGCCGCGCGCGCGCCGTGCTCGGCAGCCTCGACGTGGGCGAGAAGGCGGGGGCCTACCCGCACGAACTCTCGCTCGGGCAGCGGCAGCGCGTCGCGATTGCGCGGGCGGTGATGAACCGGCCCCGCCTCCTCCTGGCCGACGAGCCGACCTCCAGCCTCGACGACCGACGGGCCGAGCAGGTGCTCGGGCTGCTGCGCGAGCAGGCCGCGGAGCACGAGGCCACGCTCGTCGTCGCCACGCACGACGCGCGCATCGTGGGGGCCTTCGAGCACCGGCTCGACCTCGACGCCGCGCCAGCGGCCCCGAACGGCACGACCGAAGCCGAGGACGCGCTCGGCCCCTCTGCAGACCAGCGGCAGCGACCATGA